In a genomic window of Nothobranchius furzeri strain GRZ-AD chromosome 14, NfurGRZ-RIMD1, whole genome shotgun sequence:
- the LOC139062649 gene encoding E3 SUMO-protein ligase ZBED1-like yields MAEQEEIREKNRSDKTEEKPRTKTSRVWEHFTLDALKRRLTCKICKNHLAWHGSTTSLSEHLRRKHVGADAAEEEHRGQVSRHLEEPARKKKQATMDNYMGKKTLTPQQFIPLTNSILNMLVKDMRPLSMVEGAGFQLMLKIILD; encoded by the exons atggcggaacaagaggaaatacgggagaaaaatagaagcgacaaaactgaagagaaaccccggacaaaaacctcacgagtatgggagcacttcactctagatgccttgaaaagacggttgacctgcaaaatatgcaaaaaccatctagcatggcacggaagcacgacgtccctaagtgaacatttgagacgaaagcatgtgggggctgatgcagcagaggaagagcaccgcggtcaagtgagccgtcatttggaagagccagcccg aaaaaaaaaacaagcaacgatggacaactacatggggaagaagacactcaccccccagcaattcataccacttacaaactctattctaaacatgctggtaaaagacatgaggccactatccatggtggaagg
- the fezf1 gene encoding fez family zinc finger protein 1 gives MDGPLCHPAGILGSPTVTGSQPAGSDMLTSSGGSSKPLAFSIDRIMARTPEPKSIPLPTWFQTAPAGKADVCPSSLHCMIPLVPLGYEAGHRLSITGLDPSHLDGSSHPAPADFFGFGLNYSNQQDDSSVSQSAGHYKLFRPRVVNQSSLPAVGTVCYLNCGGDGGPCAPPAGLVNLHPMASYLLTARHKALLADKSKSGPRQAAERFTVSGVQAFKELSPSQIQHYMKDRDHMLADKMFKGSAAAVAAARINGSCPGSKPKVFTCEVCGKVFNAHYNLTRHMPVHTGARPFVCKVCGKGFRQASTLCRHKIIHTQEKPHKCNQCGKAFNRSSTLNTHTRIHAGYKPFVCEFCGKGFHQKGNYKNHKLTHSGEKQFKCSICSKAFHQVYNLTFHMHTHNDKKPFTCPTCGKGFCRNFDLKKHVRKLHDPAGAPSSPQP, from the exons ATGGACGGTCCTCTCTGCCACCCAGCGGGGATCCTCGGCTCCCCCACGGTTACCGGGAGTCAGCCCGCGGGCTCAGACATGCTCACCTCCAGCGGCGGCAGCAGTAAGCCTCTCGCCTTCTCCATCGACCGGATTATGGCCAGAACACCCGAGCCGAAGTCGATACCGCTCCCCACCTGGTTCCAGACCGCTCCCGCGGGGAAAGCCGACGTGTGCCCGTCATCGCTGCACTGCATGATCCCGCTGGTGCCGCTCGGGTACGAAGCGGGCCACCGGCTCAGCATCACCGGGCTGGATCCCAGCCACCTGGACGGCTCTTCTCACCCGGCTCCGGCAGACTTTTTCGGGTTTGGGCTGAACTACTCGAACCAGCAGGATGACTCCTCCGTGAGCCAAAGCGCCGGCCACTACAAACTCTTCAGACCCCGAGTGGTAAACCAGTCCTCCCTCCCTGCCGTGGGCACCGTGTGCTACCTGAACTGTGGCGGGGACGGCGGGCCGTGCGCGCCTCCGGCCGGGCTGGTCAACCTTCACCCGATGGCCTCGTACCTCCTCACGGCCCGGCACAAGGCGCTGCTGGCGGACAAGAGCAAGTCGGGGCCGCGGCAGGCCGCGGAGCGCTTTACTGTGTCCGGTGTGCAGGCCTTCAAGGAGCTTTCACCCAGCCAGATCCAGCACTACATGAAGGACCGGGATCACATGCTCGCGGACAAGATGTTTAAAGGGTCCGCAGCGGCGGTGGCGGCGGCCCGGATCAATGGCTCTTGTCCCGGCAGCAAACCCAAAGTGTTCACCTGCGAAGTGTGTGGCAAG GTATTTAACGCACACTACAATCTAACTCGACACATGCCCGTGCACACGGGCGCGCGACCGTTTGTGTGTAAAGTTTGCGGGAAAGGTTTCCGTCAGGCGAGCACGCTGTGCCGACACAAGATCATCCACACTCAG GAAAAACCTCACAAGTGTAACCAGTGTGGGAAAGCCTTCAACCGGAGCTCCACCCTCAACACGCACACGCGCATCCACGCAGGATACAAACCGTTTGTGTGCGAGTTCTGTGGGAAAGGATTCCATCAGAAAG gaaactacaagaaccacaagCTGACGCACAGCGGGGAGaaacagttcaagtgttccaTCTGCAGCAAGGCCTTCCACCAGGTGTACAACCTCACCttccacatgcacacgcacaacgACAAGAAGCCGTTCACCTGCCCCACCTGTGGGAAGGGCTTCTGCAGGAACTTTGACCTGAAGAAACACGTCAGGAAGCTGCACGACCCTGCTGGGGCGCCGTCGTCACCGCAGCCATGA